A window of Myxococcales bacterium genomic DNA:
CCGGCGCGGCTTTGGGTTGTGAGCTCGTGGGCACCGAGCTGCCGGCCGCCCGCGAACTTTTCGTCCAAGAGAGGCGATCGACCGGTCACGCTTGGCGCCGGCGGGCCTAACGGATACAGGCCTTTCATTGATGGACGGACGTGACACCCGCGACCTCGACGAGGCCATGGCTCGGCTGGCGTCGGGCGATCGCTCGGCGTTCGACCCCGTCTATCGGCGGCTTCGCCCCATCTTGCTCCGCTTTTCCACGCGCATGCTCGGCCCCGGTCCGGACGCAGACGATGTCACCCAGCAAGCCCTCGAGAAAATCTTCGCGCGCGCGAGCGACTACGATCCGGCGCGGCCCGCGCTGCCGTGGGCGTTCGCTGTCACGAGCTGGGAGTGCGCGACCGTGCGCCGCCGTCGCCGGCGTCGTGGGCTCGTCGAGCGGAGCGAGGACGCTGAAGCTCCCAGCACCGACCCAAGCGCGGAGTCCACGCTCATCGACCGCGATCTCCATGCAGCGCTCGCGCTCGCGGTCGAGGGCCTCGAGCCCGCGGATCGCGCGACGGTGGAGCAGGCCTTCGCGGAGGTCCGGGCCGAGCTCGATGGCGTCAGCGCCGTCGCGTTTCGCAAGCGCAAGGAGCGCGCCGTGAAGCGCCTCCGTGAGATCTGGAGGCAGCTCTATGGTTCTTGAACCAGGTGAGGCGGAAGCGCGCGTGAGGCGCGCCTACGAGGGGGCGCGCGCGAGCCGAGCGCTCGTGTGGACGGCTCCGTTGGCGTTGTTCGGAGCGCTCGCCGTGGCGCTCAGCGCGCGGCCGACCGTCGCGCTCGCGCTGTCCGCGGCGCTCGTGGTCATGTGGGCCGTGGCGCTCTGGCGCGGGAAGTCGCTGGAGCGCGCCGTCGTTCCCGGAGTAGCGGCGGGGTTGTTCCCTTCGCCCTCGCTCACGCGGCGCAAGCGTACGGGCACGTCTGTACCGGGAGCGCCTGCTACTCGGTGTGCATGCCAGCGTGCGGCGGGGGCGGCGTCGTCGCGGGGCTCTTCGTGTGGCTGGTCGCGCGTCGGCGATCTGCCACGCGACCGTCGTGGATCGCGGCGGGCCTCTTCGCGAGCTTGGTCGGAGCGCTTGGCTGCTCGTGCGCGGGCAACCACGGCGTCATGGCCCTCGTCGCGGGGCTCTGCGCGACGCTTCTCGTGCCCGTGTTGCGTGGCGACTTCCGCGGGCACGGCCACGCGGCGGGGTGGGTCGCGATGAGGGCTCCACGTCTGCTGTCGATCCGCCTCGCCGCGGGGCTGGGTCTCGTGGCCGTCTTGCCGATGCTCGCGCCGCTGAGCTGCAGTGGACCCGCGGGCGCCACCCCCCGACGGGCCCGATGCAGCGGCGCCTGTAGACGCCGCCCCCGCCGAGGCCGCGAGCCCTCCAAAGCCCCGCGACGCGGGGAAGACCTCGGGCCCAAAGCTGCTATCGGAGACTGGCCTCTACGCCGATCTCGCGAGTCGCACGCTCGCCCCCGGCGTGCTCGCCTATTCGGTTCGCTACCCGCTGTGGTCCGATGGCTCCGAGAAGAGCCGCTATGCCCTGCTCCCCGAGGGCACGAAGATCGACACCCGCGAGCTCGACGAGTGGGCCTTCCCCGTCGGGACCAAGGCTTGGAAGGAGTTTCGCGTCGGCGGAAAGCTCGTCGAGACGCGTGTTCTGTGGAAGCAAAAGGCCGAAGAGGGCGCGGACGCGTGGTGGATGGCCTCGTACGTGTGGCGGGCCGACGGCTCCGACGCGGAGGTCGCGCTCGACGGCGTGCAGTGAGCGCAAGCACGAGACATGATGGGCCGCGTGTCACGAAGAGTGAGGTTCGGCGGTCGAGCGGGGACACCCGGCCCCACCGCGACGGCGGGGCCGTGGCGGTGGAGCGACG
This region includes:
- a CDS encoding sigma-70 family RNA polymerase sigma factor; amino-acid sequence: MDGRDTRDLDEAMARLASGDRSAFDPVYRRLRPILLRFSTRMLGPGPDADDVTQQALEKIFARASDYDPARPALPWAFAVTSWECATVRRRRRRRGLVERSEDAEAPSTDPSAESTLIDRDLHAALALAVEGLEPADRATVEQAFAEVRAELDGVSAVAFRKRKERAVKRLREIWRQLYGS